From Nitrospira sp., a single genomic window includes:
- a CDS encoding polysaccharide biosynthesis/export family protein, which translates to MMPLSHVMRMLSRTLLGGLLLWLGGCSVLESSSKSGATPGAGSGVEYLLGAEDVLAIAVWKDEHLTKEVVVRPDGFVSFPLVGEVQAAGRTVEEVRADIAKRLAKFIPNPNVSVAAIKVLSYRVYVLGRVNKPGEFMIGHTTDVLQALSLAGGLTPFASENDIRIIRRINGEQQVIPVPYGDLKRGKNLERNALLQRGDVVMVP; encoded by the coding sequence ATGATGCCGCTCTCTCATGTCATGCGAATGCTGTCCCGGACGCTTCTCGGCGGGCTGCTGCTCTGGCTCGGCGGCTGCAGTGTATTGGAGTCTTCGAGTAAGTCGGGGGCGACGCCTGGCGCCGGATCCGGCGTCGAGTATCTCCTGGGAGCGGAAGACGTGCTGGCGATCGCCGTCTGGAAGGATGAACATCTGACCAAAGAGGTCGTCGTCAGGCCTGACGGGTTCGTGTCCTTTCCCCTTGTGGGTGAAGTGCAGGCGGCGGGGCGGACGGTCGAAGAGGTGCGGGCGGATATCGCCAAGCGGCTGGCGAAGTTTATTCCCAACCCGAATGTCTCGGTCGCGGCGATCAAAGTACTGAGCTACCGGGTCTATGTGCTGGGCCGCGTCAACAAGCCCGGCGAGTTCATGATCGGTCACACGACGGATGTCCTGCAGGCATTGAGTCTTGCCGGCGGGCTGACGCCGTTTGCGTCTGAAAACGATATTCGAATCATCCGGCGTATCAATGGCGAGCAACAGGTGATTCCCGTTCCCTATGGAGATCTCAAACGGGGGAAGAATCTGGAGCGCAATGCGTTGTTGCAGCGCGGTGATGTGGTCATGGTGCCTTGA